One segment of Deinococcus sp. Leaf326 DNA contains the following:
- a CDS encoding DegV family protein, which translates to MRVVVVTDSTCDLGTSAARRLRLGVVPLRLTRVGGGRVSPDDPEAVYAHQRAGGLVTTAPPDTATFAERYARALRSYDAVLSVHLSRGLSQTVARAREAAAPFGDRVRVVDSGVASVALAEAALRARAALDAGGSLDTAEAAVVQTGAQGLTLFTVPSLNHLRLGGRLGRLAHLVGTVLDVRPVLGFGDGRLRPLRRVRTDQALAEMLLTLEDRYGAEPLHLTVAHAGADPARLLELRAAALRSRLRVVGGRAQLIGGVIGAHVGPGMYALGACPADL; encoded by the coding sequence ATGCGCGTCGTCGTCGTGACCGATTCCACCTGTGACCTCGGGACGTCGGCAGCGCGGCGGTTGAGGCTGGGCGTCGTGCCGCTGCGCTTGACGCGGGTGGGCGGCGGCCGGGTCTCGCCCGACGACCCCGAAGCCGTGTACGCCCACCAGCGCGCGGGCGGCCTGGTGACGACCGCTCCGCCGGACACGGCCACCTTTGCCGAGCGCTACGCCCGCGCGCTGCGAAGCTACGACGCTGTCCTCAGCGTGCACCTCAGCAGAGGGTTGTCGCAGACGGTGGCGCGGGCCCGCGAGGCGGCTGCCCCGTTCGGGGACCGGGTCCGGGTGGTGGACAGCGGCGTGGCCTCGGTCGCCCTCGCGGAGGCCGCCCTGCGCGCCCGCGCCGCGCTGGACGCCGGTGGCAGCCTAGACACCGCAGAGGCCGCCGTCGTCCAGACTGGCGCGCAGGGACTGACCCTGTTCACGGTGCCCAGTCTCAACCACCTGCGTCTGGGGGGCCGCCTGGGACGCCTGGCGCATCTCGTGGGGACCGTGCTCGACGTGCGCCCGGTGTTGGGCTTCGGAGACGGCCGCCTGCGGCCTCTGCGGCGCGTACGCACCGACCAGGCCCTCGCCGAGATGTTGCTGACCCTGGAAGACCGCTACGGCGCCGAGCCGCTGCACCTCACGGTCGCCCACGCCGGCGCCGACCCCGCCCGGCTGCTCGAGCTGCGCGCCGCCGCGCTGCGCAGTCGCCTGCGGGTGGTGGGCGGCCGCGCGCAGCTTATCGGCGGCGTGATCGGCGCGCACGTCGGCCCCGGCATGTACGCGCTGGGGGCCTGTCCCGCCGACCTCTAA
- a CDS encoding Gfo/Idh/MocA family protein encodes MRARPIRVAILGCGNRGADVYARHLAAQGVAVTHLVEPGAARRAEVAARHGVPAGACFADAEAFFALGRVADAVVVATPDDRHVEPCRRALALGYDVLLEKPLCLDERDLGRLLAAEAASAGQVTVCHVLRATPFFRAVRGVLDSGRLGRLVGIVHAENVAFWHYAHSYVRGNWAQSPPAAPFILAKSSHDLDLLRWFAASPPLRVSSEGGLHHFRPEEAPVGAAARCVACAVPGCPYDARRIYGRRDPHAWPLTVLTAGGVTLEEAVASGPYGRCVYAGGNDVPDHQTVTVAFAGGVTGQLTVSAFTHNNTRTLKLCGTHGELRAHMERGELELHDFRSGEVTRLEVETAGNHGGGDAALVAAWLRFLRREAGVPTPLAESLDSHRMAFAAERARLSGTVQMLG; translated from the coding sequence ATGCGGGCCAGGCCGATCCGGGTGGCGATCCTCGGCTGCGGCAACCGGGGCGCCGACGTGTACGCGCGTCACCTCGCGGCGCAGGGGGTGGCCGTGACCCACCTCGTCGAGCCGGGGGCCGCGCGGCGGGCCGAGGTCGCGGCGCGGCACGGCGTCCCGGCGGGGGCCTGTTTCGCCGATGCGGAGGCCTTCTTCGCCCTTGGGCGGGTCGCGGACGCGGTGGTGGTCGCCACGCCCGACGACCGCCATGTGGAGCCGTGCCGGCGCGCCCTGGCGCTGGGCTACGACGTGCTGCTCGAAAAGCCGCTGTGCTTGGACGAACGCGACCTGGGACGGCTGCTCGCGGCGGAAGCGGCCTCGGCCGGGCAGGTCACGGTGTGCCATGTGCTGCGGGCCACGCCGTTTTTCCGGGCGGTGCGCGGGGTACTGGACAGCGGCCGGCTGGGGCGACTGGTGGGCATCGTCCACGCCGAGAACGTGGCCTTCTGGCACTACGCGCATTCCTACGTGCGGGGCAACTGGGCGCAGTCCCCGCCCGCCGCGCCGTTCATCCTCGCCAAGAGCAGCCATGACCTCGACCTGCTGCGCTGGTTCGCCGCCTCTCCCCCGCTGCGCGTGAGCAGCGAGGGCGGCCTGCACCACTTCCGGCCTGAGGAGGCCCCGGTGGGGGCGGCGGCGCGCTGCGTGGCCTGCGCGGTGCCGGGCTGTCCCTACGACGCGCGGCGCATCTACGGCAGGCGCGACCCGCACGCCTGGCCGCTGACGGTCCTCACGGCGGGCGGGGTCACGCTGGAAGAGGCCGTCGCCTCAGGACCCTATGGGCGCTGCGTATACGCTGGAGGCAACGACGTGCCCGACCACCAGACGGTGACGGTGGCCTTCGCGGGCGGCGTCACAGGGCAGCTCACGGTGAGTGCGTTCACCCACAACAACACGCGCACCCTCAAGCTGTGCGGCACCCACGGCGAGCTGCGCGCCCACATGGAGCGCGGCGAACTGGAGCTGCACGACTTCCGCAGCGGCGAGGTCACGCGCCTGGAGGTAGAGACGGCCGGCAACCACGGCGGCGGCGACGCGGCGCTGGTCGCGGCGTGGCTGCGCTTCCTGCGCCGGGAGGCCGGGGTGCCCACCCCGCTGGCCGAGTCGCTCGACTCGCACCGCATGGCCTTCGCGGCCGAGCGGGCGCGGCTCTCGGGGACGGTGCAGATGCTGGGGTAG
- a CDS encoding dipeptide epimerase gives MTRAVTGELTWETRELHTAQPFGIARWTQSVYPRTFVTLDSGGVRGQGESAPNAFYGETGATVQAVLPLLAGALEDPWDWDGLRARLDARMPQGHPSVKCALEMAALDWCARRVGLPVWRLLGLSPTALPESSYTVSIAELPEMRRQAREAAARGHGVLKVKLGTAQDEQIVAALREEAPVAALRVDANAAWSRPQARRMLGVLEAAGVEFVEQPLAAGDLEGHAALRGVSAVPIVADESLHHVSDIMALAGAFDGVNLKLAKLGGPLRALEALRLARAHGLGVLMGCMIESSLGIAAAAHLAGLCDWADLDGALLLADDPYRGLEWTAGQLARPLGAGWGAELG, from the coding sequence GTGACCCGTGCCGTAACCGGGGAGCTGACCTGGGAGACGCGCGAGCTTCATACCGCGCAGCCCTTCGGGATCGCGCGCTGGACCCAGAGCGTCTACCCGCGCACCTTCGTCACGCTGGACTCGGGCGGCGTGCGCGGCCAGGGCGAGTCGGCGCCGAACGCCTTCTACGGCGAGACGGGCGCGACAGTGCAGGCGGTGCTGCCGCTGCTCGCCGGCGCGCTGGAAGACCCCTGGGACTGGGACGGACTGCGCGCGCGGCTCGACGCCCGGATGCCGCAGGGCCACCCGAGCGTGAAGTGCGCGCTGGAGATGGCGGCGCTGGACTGGTGCGCGCGCCGCGTGGGGCTGCCGGTATGGCGCCTGCTGGGCCTCTCGCCCACGGCGCTGCCCGAGAGCAGCTACACGGTGTCCATCGCCGAGTTGCCAGAGATGCGCCGGCAGGCGCGCGAGGCGGCCGCGCGCGGGCACGGCGTCCTCAAGGTGAAGCTGGGCACGGCGCAGGACGAACAGATCGTCGCGGCGCTGCGCGAGGAGGCGCCCGTCGCGGCGCTGCGGGTGGACGCCAACGCCGCGTGGAGCCGCCCACAGGCGCGCCGGATGCTGGGCGTGCTGGAGGCGGCGGGGGTGGAATTCGTCGAGCAGCCGCTCGCAGCCGGCGACCTGGAGGGACACGCGGCGCTGCGCGGCGTCTCGGCGGTGCCCATCGTGGCCGACGAGAGCCTGCACCACGTCTCCGACATCATGGCGCTGGCGGGGGCCTTCGACGGGGTGAACCTCAAGCTCGCCAAGCTGGGGGGGCCGCTGCGGGCGCTGGAAGCCCTGCGGCTGGCGCGGGCACACGGCCTGGGGGTGCTGATGGGCTGCATGATCGAGAGTTCGCTGGGCATCGCCGCCGCCGCCCACCTCGCGGGGCTGTGCGACTGGGCCGACCTCGACGGGGCGCTGCTGCTGGCGGACGACCCGTACCGCGGCCTGGAGTGGACGGCCGGGCAGCTCGCGCGGCCCCTGGGTGCCGGCTGGGGCGCCGAACTAGGATGA
- a CDS encoding C40 family peptidase, which yields MDNSFDTRQYAADPAQRRAEEALRGRVGDGDWTFVTPQAVWAGRARLSLRARPDAGSPQVTEGLPGEALERLWPETDGDGAGWVRVRTRRDGYLGWVPEGTLLGQVPEGDALEVTALRAHAFAGPGVSRAVVAELCLGARVWRAEGEVVTEERRRWVPVRLADGEAAWVQEVVLAPLVAADPAEFALRFLETPYVWGGRSAWGLDCSGLSGLAYAACGWTLPRDADQQQAALVTVSAPERGDLAFFPGHVGVMLDGRRMVHANATHMRVTVETLGEGEYGERLRASCTGFGRWPA from the coding sequence GTGGACAACAGTTTCGATACGCGCCAGTACGCGGCCGATCCGGCGCAGCGGCGGGCGGAGGAGGCGCTGCGGGGCCGGGTGGGCGACGGCGACTGGACCTTCGTCACGCCGCAGGCCGTCTGGGCGGGCCGGGCCCGCCTGAGCCTGCGCGCCCGGCCGGACGCCGGCAGCCCGCAGGTCACCGAAGGCCTACCCGGCGAGGCGCTCGAACGCCTGTGGCCGGAGACGGATGGGGACGGAGCCGGCTGGGTCCGGGTGCGGACCCGCCGCGACGGGTACCTGGGTTGGGTGCCGGAGGGCACCTTGCTCGGACAGGTGCCGGAGGGAGACGCTCTGGAGGTCACGGCGCTGCGGGCCCACGCCTTCGCGGGACCGGGGGTGAGCCGCGCGGTCGTGGCCGAGCTGTGCCTGGGCGCGCGGGTATGGCGCGCGGAGGGCGAGGTCGTGACCGAGGAGCGCCGCCGCTGGGTGCCGGTGCGGCTGGCGGACGGAGAGGCGGCCTGGGTTCAGGAGGTCGTCCTCGCGCCGCTCGTCGCCGCCGATCCAGCCGAGTTCGCGCTGCGGTTCCTGGAGACGCCCTACGTGTGGGGCGGACGCAGCGCGTGGGGGCTCGACTGCTCGGGGCTGAGCGGGCTGGCCTACGCAGCCTGTGGCTGGACCCTGCCGCGCGACGCCGACCAGCAGCAGGCGGCGCTCGTGACCGTGTCGGCGCCGGAACGCGGCGACCTCGCCTTTTTTCCCGGCCACGTGGGGGTCATGCTGGACGGGCGGCGGATGGTCCATGCCAACGCCACCCACATGCGCGTGACGGTCGAGACGCTGGGTGAGGGCGAGTACGGGGAGAGGCTGAGGGCGAGTTGCACGGGCTTCGGGCGGTGGCCGGCGTGA